A window of Raineyella sp. W15-4 contains these coding sequences:
- a CDS encoding PhzF family phenazine biosynthesis isomerase produces MGTEIARYAAFAESPDGGNPAGVVLNAAGLSDDRMQQIAADVGYSETAFVFPGAPDVADRDRAERRYRVRYWSPAAEVPFCGHATVATAVALAERDGVGPMVFDTPAGAIPITTIRASSGAIDVAMTSVEPSVRTIAPDVLTQLLDFLGLEAADIDERFPPREAYAGNWHPILVLQDAGVFHQFRFAPSAIAALMQAQGWTGTVTVLHEAGADDFLARNLFPVGRITEDPATGSAAASTGAYLRALGYASGGSRITIHQGAHVGRPSLLTVNVPTRGGITVTGSASPIGAEPSSGQNDTTRYSGNITGVLARVYVNDLDAALPLYERLTGDHAPHRFTYGTMRLATVGTFLIIQGAPAEVRTHATTVTVRDIGTVVDAIAGAGGTLLEGPAPGPNGARLIARHPDGNVVEYIEIIEG; encoded by the coding sequence GTGGGAACGGAGATCGCGCGCTACGCCGCGTTTGCGGAAAGTCCCGACGGTGGGAATCCAGCTGGGGTCGTCCTCAACGCCGCGGGGCTCTCGGACGACCGCATGCAGCAGATCGCGGCTGACGTCGGCTACTCGGAGACAGCGTTCGTGTTCCCGGGTGCCCCCGACGTCGCTGACCGCGACCGGGCTGAACGCCGGTACCGTGTGCGCTACTGGTCGCCCGCCGCCGAAGTGCCGTTCTGCGGCCATGCCACGGTTGCCACCGCGGTCGCCCTCGCCGAGCGCGACGGGGTGGGGCCGATGGTGTTCGACACCCCCGCCGGCGCCATCCCGATCACCACCATCCGCGCGTCCTCGGGAGCCATCGACGTCGCGATGACCAGCGTGGAGCCAAGCGTCCGCACCATCGCTCCGGACGTCCTCACCCAACTCTTGGACTTCCTCGGCCTCGAGGCCGCGGATATCGATGAACGTTTCCCGCCGCGCGAAGCGTACGCCGGAAACTGGCATCCCATCCTGGTATTGCAGGACGCGGGAGTCTTCCACCAATTCCGTTTCGCTCCGTCGGCCATCGCCGCGCTGATGCAAGCCCAGGGTTGGACCGGGACCGTGACCGTGCTGCACGAGGCCGGAGCGGACGATTTTCTGGCACGCAACCTCTTTCCGGTCGGACGCATCACCGAGGACCCGGCCACCGGATCGGCCGCCGCATCCACCGGCGCCTACCTGCGCGCCCTCGGCTATGCCAGCGGCGGCAGCAGGATCACGATCCACCAAGGAGCCCACGTCGGACGCCCGAGCCTGCTGACGGTCAACGTCCCGACCAGGGGCGGCATCACGGTGACCGGCAGTGCATCCCCCATCGGCGCCGAGCCATCGAGCGGGCAGAACGACACCACTCGGTACAGCGGGAACATCACCGGGGTGCTGGCCCGGGTCTACGTGAACGACCTGGATGCGGCTCTGCCGTTGTACGAGCGACTGACCGGCGACCACGCCCCCCACCGGTTCACCTACGGGACGATGAGGCTGGCAACGGTGGGGACGTTTCTGATCATTCAGGGAGCACCGGCCGAGGTGCGCACCCATGCGACCACCGTGACCGTCCGCGACATCGGCACCGTCGTCGACGCGATAGCCGGGGCAGGCGGGACATTGCTGGAGGGCCCGGCGCCGGGCCCGAACGGGGCCAGGCTGATCGCCCGCCATCCCGATGGGAACGTGGTTGAGTACATCGAGATTATCGAGGGCTAA
- a CDS encoding GIY-YIG nuclease family protein encodes MRFTRWSINDAISLSVYTSDACGIYVLEFADGEEYVGQTVHLLSRFSAHRRRWPGEIVAVRFREVAPELLDDAERDVVALLVRDGARLRNVDLIGLPLRSPELDHYVDPVDVEDWLTGDSDASNIGDRGVIAMQRQRTRNKFAELAARPDYEAIRGGLARYVALCIPYPHRTERKIWVVTSLPTTGRSAEWRRLAAISVSNVEALVIGEVTTAGGERAVCGFANLARLDAVPPELSEDLSFQDGEYGKTGAVTQVWFDDLEALGEVLDDEALLDAARRFSVGLLRKGGGMFSRFHDYHLADDLFATIECTL; translated from the coding sequence ATGCGTTTCACCCGATGGTCGATCAACGACGCTATCTCACTGTCCGTCTACACGTCGGATGCGTGCGGCATCTACGTGCTGGAGTTCGCGGACGGCGAGGAATACGTCGGGCAGACTGTGCACCTGCTCAGCCGCTTCTCTGCGCACAGGCGACGGTGGCCCGGCGAGATCGTCGCAGTGCGATTCAGGGAAGTCGCGCCGGAGCTTCTTGACGACGCGGAACGTGATGTCGTCGCCCTGCTGGTCCGCGACGGTGCCAGGCTCCGCAATGTCGATCTGATCGGGCTTCCACTGCGGTCGCCGGAACTCGACCACTATGTCGACCCGGTCGATGTCGAAGACTGGCTTACCGGCGACAGCGACGCCAGCAACATCGGCGACCGTGGAGTGATCGCAATGCAACGGCAGCGCACGCGCAACAAGTTCGCCGAGCTGGCGGCCCGGCCGGACTACGAGGCCATCCGAGGCGGACTTGCTCGCTACGTGGCTCTGTGCATCCCCTACCCGCATCGTACGGAACGCAAGATTTGGGTGGTCACGAGTCTGCCAACGACTGGCAGGAGTGCGGAGTGGAGACGGCTCGCGGCCATCTCCGTCAGCAACGTCGAGGCGCTCGTCATCGGTGAGGTGACAACGGCTGGCGGTGAACGCGCAGTATGCGGTTTTGCCAATCTCGCCCGACTTGACGCAGTACCGCCGGAGCTCAGCGAGGATCTGAGCTTCCAGGATGGTGAGTACGGCAAGACCGGGGCTGTGACCCAGGTATGGTTCGATGACCTGGAGGCACTTGGCGAGGTCCTGGATGACGAGGCATTACTGGACGCGGCTCGTCGGTTTTCCGTGGGGCTGCTCCGGAAAGGCGGTGGCATGTTCTCGCGGTTCCACGACTACCATCTCGCGGACGACCTCTTCGCCACGATCGAGTGCACCCTTTAG
- a CDS encoding VOC family protein, protein MGDMTVRMDNVGIVVEDLGAAIEFFRELGLELEGRTVVAGEWAGRVTGLGDQRVEIAMMRTPDGHSRLELSRFLEPSVIADHRNAPVNALGYLRVMFAVDDIDETLGRLRALDAQLVSDDVVRYEDAYRLCYLRGPEGILIGLAQELN, encoded by the coding sequence ATGGGCGACATGACCGTAAGGATGGACAACGTCGGCATCGTCGTCGAGGACCTCGGTGCTGCGATCGAGTTCTTCCGTGAGCTCGGACTCGAGCTCGAAGGGCGAACGGTGGTGGCGGGAGAGTGGGCCGGTCGCGTCACCGGCCTGGGCGATCAGCGCGTCGAGATCGCGATGATGCGCACGCCGGACGGCCACAGCCGGCTCGAACTCTCCCGCTTCCTCGAGCCATCCGTCATCGCCGATCACCGGAACGCCCCGGTGAACGCCTTGGGCTACCTGCGCGTCATGTTCGCCGTGGACGATATCGATGAGACCCTCGGCCGGCTCCGCGCGCTCGACGCACAACTCGTCAGCGACGACGTCGTCCGATACGAGGACGCGTACCGGCTCTGCTACCTGCGGGGCCCCGAGGGAATTCTCATCGGACTCGCCCAGGAACTCAACTGA
- a CDS encoding DUF86 domain-containing protein, whose amino-acid sequence MREIVRLCDVGADLVARGREWYVGDPDNVPGLAAESLIIKVGENVARLSADTTDQHPEVPWSLIKRMRDRLAHHYEGTDYGAVWDTLVVDLPTIRGYLAGVVDEAG is encoded by the coding sequence TTGCGTGAGATCGTCCGCCTCTGTGACGTCGGAGCGGATCTGGTGGCCCGTGGCCGTGAGTGGTATGTCGGTGACCCCGACAATGTGCCGGGTCTGGCAGCGGAGTCATTGATCATCAAGGTCGGTGAGAACGTCGCTCGTCTGAGCGCCGACACGACGGACCAGCACCCCGAGGTTCCATGGTCGTTGATCAAGCGGATGCGCGACCGACTGGCGCATCACTACGAGGGGACCGATTACGGGGCGGTCTGGGACACGCTCGTGGTCGACCTGCCGACGATCCGTGGCTACCTCGCCGGGGTGGTGGATGAAGCTGGGTGA
- a CDS encoding helix-turn-helix domain-containing protein, producing MTNAVRELREAAGLSQAELAERSGVAQPNIAAYEAGRRRASVAMLERLRTAARPLPHDALAAHRDELVVLAHSYGLSNVRVFGSTVRGTDRPGSDLDILVTRSPGTGLMALAAFAERASDLLGVEVDVVTDGGLRADHEILATAVAV from the coding sequence ATGACGAATGCAGTTCGGGAGTTGCGGGAGGCTGCGGGCCTCAGCCAGGCTGAGCTGGCGGAGCGGTCCGGAGTCGCACAACCCAACATTGCTGCGTACGAGGCTGGTCGACGGAGGGCCTCGGTGGCGATGCTGGAGCGACTGCGCACGGCGGCTCGCCCGCTGCCGCATGACGCGCTGGCCGCCCATCGCGACGAACTCGTTGTCTTGGCGCACAGCTACGGCCTCAGCAACGTCCGCGTCTTCGGCTCCACCGTACGCGGTACCGACCGTCCGGGCAGCGACCTGGACATCCTGGTGACGCGCTCGCCGGGGACCGGACTGATGGCGCTGGCCGCGTTCGCCGAGCGGGCCAGTGATCTGCTCGGAGTCGAGGTCGATGTGGTGACCGACGGTGGTCTCCGCGCCGATCACGAGATCCTGGCCACGGCCGTTGCCGTATGA
- a CDS encoding transporter substrate-binding domain-containing protein — protein sequence MDDDVRRELAPTGVLRASINLGNPVLAQGSPSHPSGVTVDLARELGRRLDVPVQLVCFDAARKSLAAVVDGAADLCFLAIDPARAEVLTFTAAYALIEGVFAVPQDSSIRTLNDVDRPGVRIGVKQGAAYDLFLSRKLRFAEVVRGAEGTMVFRDLGLDVAAGIRQPIAAFVAADPGLRLIEPPFMQIEQAVAVPTGRTASAVRFVRWFVEDVKVSGFVADALRRSGQDIAVAPAADG from the coding sequence ATGGATGACGACGTCCGGCGTGAACTGGCGCCCACCGGCGTGTTGCGCGCCTCGATCAACCTGGGGAACCCGGTGCTGGCACAGGGCAGTCCGTCGCACCCCTCCGGGGTGACCGTGGACCTGGCCAGGGAGCTCGGCCGGCGGCTGGACGTACCTGTCCAGTTGGTGTGTTTCGACGCGGCGCGCAAGTCCCTGGCTGCCGTGGTCGATGGCGCGGCCGACCTATGCTTCCTGGCGATCGACCCGGCCCGTGCCGAGGTCCTCACCTTCACCGCGGCGTACGCCCTGATCGAGGGGGTGTTCGCCGTGCCGCAGGACTCCTCGATCCGGACACTGAACGACGTGGACCGGCCCGGGGTGCGGATCGGTGTGAAGCAGGGGGCGGCCTATGACCTGTTCCTGTCCCGGAAGTTGCGGTTCGCGGAGGTGGTCCGCGGGGCAGAGGGCACCATGGTCTTCCGCGATCTCGGGCTGGACGTGGCTGCCGGGATCCGCCAACCGATCGCTGCCTTCGTGGCCGCCGACCCGGGCCTGCGCCTGATCGAGCCGCCCTTCATGCAGATCGAGCAGGCGGTCGCGGTGCCGACGGGTCGTACGGCATCCGCGGTGCGGTTCGTACGTTGGTTCGTCGAGGACGTGAAGGTGTCCGGATTCGTCGCCGATGCGCTGCGGCGCTCCGGGCAGGACATCGCGGTCGCACCTGCAGCCGACGGGTGA
- a CDS encoding type II toxin-antitoxin system VapC family toxin has translation MIALDTNVISEVFRTRPEPQVVAWLESLTGEVAITAVTLAELLAGVRRLPDGRRKTALGQGIDAALQPYRETGAVLAFDEGAAGHYADILVARESAGLPISTADAQIAAICRAHGATCATRNTKDFAGTGIDLTDPWVD, from the coding sequence GTGATCGCTCTCGACACGAACGTCATATCGGAGGTGTTCCGGACCCGGCCGGAGCCCCAAGTCGTCGCGTGGCTGGAATCCCTCACCGGCGAGGTCGCCATCACCGCCGTCACGCTCGCCGAACTACTGGCAGGTGTGCGGCGACTCCCGGACGGCAGGCGCAAGACCGCACTGGGGCAGGGGATCGACGCTGCGCTACAGCCCTACCGGGAGACCGGTGCGGTCCTCGCTTTTGACGAGGGGGCTGCCGGCCACTACGCCGATATCCTCGTCGCTCGCGAGAGCGCGGGGCTGCCGATCAGCACAGCTGATGCACAGATCGCCGCGATCTGCCGGGCCCACGGCGCCACCTGCGCAACCCGGAACACCAAGGACTTCGCCGGCACCGGGATCGACCTGACCGACCCCTGGGTCGACTGA
- a CDS encoding FitA-like ribbon-helix-helix domain-containing protein: MASIIVRGLDESVKKQLAARAKEHGRSMEAEVRDILTRAARRPNIGVALMLAAQDVGGVDDLPVPERADVARAADFE; encoded by the coding sequence ATGGCGTCCATCATCGTCCGCGGGCTCGACGAGTCCGTGAAGAAGCAGCTCGCCGCCAGGGCAAAAGAGCACGGACGCTCCATGGAGGCTGAGGTCCGTGACATCCTCACCAGGGCCGCGCGCCGACCCAATATCGGAGTGGCCCTGATGCTGGCGGCCCAGGACGTCGGCGGTGTCGACGATCTCCCGGTCCCGGAGCGGGCGGACGTCGCGCGGGCGGCGGACTTCGAGTGA
- a CDS encoding type II toxin-antitoxin system HipA family toxin produces MTAIDVLVADDREAGATRPVGQAHFTRNHGQISTTFLYDSAYLAGGGMNIDPALLLVSGSQHQQGLIRAFGDSAPDQWGRNLIEKAERTRAREEHRAPRRLDDLDSLLGVSDDTRQGALRFRLPGHDEFLGRPSSVPQLTSLPELLQASDELASDADPSRAVKQLLNTGTGLGGARPKASVCLEDGSLAIAKFPHSSDGWDVMAWEATMLDLLEAAGIRTPQRRLTHVGERSVLILRRFDRTGTGARLGYISAMTATGSTDGERRDYADIAEAMRDISRSPRRDHHELYDRIIASVALGNTDDHLRNHGFLADHGSWTLSPAFDVNPTPDVTRTRATSIAGADAQSEEVDGLLALAQDCSLSAEAARERLRYVASALANWQHQARKNRIAEREITMMAESIAPRLEAVVAAGTAA; encoded by the coding sequence ATGACGGCGATCGATGTTCTCGTCGCGGATGACCGGGAGGCGGGGGCCACCCGGCCGGTCGGCCAGGCTCATTTCACTCGCAATCATGGCCAGATCTCTACTACCTTCCTCTACGACTCGGCCTACCTCGCCGGCGGCGGGATGAACATCGACCCCGCATTGCTCCTGGTGTCCGGTTCGCAGCATCAGCAGGGGCTCATCAGGGCTTTCGGCGACAGTGCTCCTGATCAGTGGGGACGCAATCTCATCGAGAAGGCCGAGCGGACCCGTGCTCGCGAGGAGCACAGGGCGCCGCGCAGACTCGACGACCTCGACTCCCTTCTGGGTGTCAGCGACGACACCCGTCAGGGTGCGTTGCGCTTCCGTCTGCCCGGCCATGACGAGTTCCTGGGCAGGCCTTCGAGCGTGCCACAGCTGACCTCGCTACCGGAGCTCCTGCAGGCCAGCGACGAGCTCGCCTCGGATGCCGACCCGTCCCGTGCGGTCAAGCAGCTCCTGAACACGGGAACGGGCCTGGGCGGTGCCCGGCCGAAGGCCTCTGTGTGCCTCGAGGACGGCAGTCTCGCGATCGCCAAGTTCCCACACTCCAGCGACGGCTGGGACGTGATGGCCTGGGAGGCCACCATGCTCGATCTCCTGGAAGCCGCGGGCATTCGCACGCCACAACGACGGCTCACGCACGTCGGGGAGCGGAGCGTGCTCATCCTGCGACGATTCGACAGAACGGGCACAGGAGCGCGTCTGGGATACATCAGCGCGATGACGGCGACCGGATCCACCGATGGTGAACGCCGTGACTACGCCGACATCGCTGAGGCGATGCGGGACATCTCCCGCTCACCCCGGCGGGATCATCATGAGCTCTATGACCGGATCATCGCCAGCGTCGCGCTTGGAAACACCGATGACCATCTGCGCAATCACGGGTTCCTCGCCGATCACGGCTCCTGGACACTCAGTCCCGCCTTCGACGTGAATCCGACCCCGGACGTGACGCGGACCCGTGCGACCTCGATCGCCGGGGCAGATGCGCAATCCGAGGAGGTTGACGGACTTCTGGCGCTCGCCCAGGACTGCAGCCTGTCTGCGGAGGCAGCCCGAGAGCGGCTGAGGTACGTAGCGTCCGCCCTGGCGAATTGGCAGCACCAGGCCCGGAAGAACAGGATTGCCGAACGCGAGATCACGATGATGGCAGAATCGATCGCGCCACGGCTGGAGGCCGTCGTCGCCGCAGGCACAGCCGCATAG
- a CDS encoding helix-turn-helix domain-containing protein, which produces MSGYRIDRQITAFGEHVRGWRMILGLTAQQVSERADITRDTLRKIESGNPSVSFSNVAQVLRALGVLDQVVEAIDPLNTDIGRLRAGNLSKKRAR; this is translated from the coding sequence ATGTCCGGCTACAGGATCGACCGCCAGATCACGGCCTTCGGTGAGCACGTGCGGGGCTGGCGCATGATCCTCGGGTTGACAGCGCAGCAGGTGTCCGAGCGTGCTGACATCACTCGTGACACCCTGCGCAAGATCGAGTCGGGTAACCCGAGTGTCAGTTTCTCCAACGTCGCCCAAGTGCTGCGAGCACTGGGCGTGCTCGACCAGGTCGTTGAGGCAATCGATCCGCTGAACACCGACATCGGCAGGCTGCGCGCCGGCAACCTCTCCAAGAAGCGCGCGCGATGA
- a CDS encoding NAD(P)H-binding protein has translation MRTPSAAVVGGSRTPGPDQQHLDFDDPVSLDLTGVSTLVLVSAGRAEDDVVIARHRAVLEAAMRDGVEHVVYTSLTSAGDHLAHAVAHRATERLIQQSGLGWTIMRNGLYAELFGALLAWASDGELESPFGDGALAAVTRADLAAAAAVVARDPAAHAGRIYDLVGEPVTALDVARGLDVSLRSLSEYRARLSDANLLAFQPSMLASIATNIRHGFLNETSPDLRDLPGRRPADGLESVVRTAASLRPAR, from the coding sequence GTGCGCACGCCGAGCGCGGCTGTCGTCGGCGGAAGCCGCACTCCAGGCCCGGACCAGCAACACCTCGATTTCGACGATCCGGTGAGCCTCGACCTGACAGGGGTCTCGACCCTCGTCCTCGTGTCTGCTGGTCGCGCCGAGGACGATGTCGTGATCGCCCGCCACCGGGCCGTGCTCGAGGCGGCCATGCGTGACGGCGTGGAGCACGTCGTCTACACCAGCCTGACCAGCGCCGGGGATCACCTCGCGCACGCGGTGGCCCACCGCGCCACCGAGCGACTCATTCAACAATCCGGCCTGGGCTGGACGATCATGCGCAACGGGCTCTACGCCGAACTGTTCGGCGCGCTGCTCGCCTGGGCCTCTGACGGTGAACTCGAGTCCCCGTTCGGTGACGGCGCGCTGGCGGCTGTCACGCGCGCAGACCTCGCCGCCGCGGCAGCGGTCGTGGCCCGTGATCCCGCCGCGCATGCCGGCCGGATCTACGATTTGGTCGGCGAGCCGGTCACGGCGCTCGACGTGGCCCGTGGCCTCGATGTCAGCCTGCGGAGCCTGAGCGAATACCGGGCCCGACTGAGCGATGCGAATCTGCTGGCCTTCCAGCCGTCGATGCTCGCCTCGATCGCGACCAACATCCGGCACGGCTTCCTGAACGAGACCAGCCCCGACCTGCGGGATCTTCCAGGCCGGCGGCCGGCCGACGGCCTGGAAAGTGTCGTACGAACCGCGGCGTCACTGCGTCCGGCACGGTGA
- a CDS encoding HigA family addiction module antitoxin: MPEKLYPPIHPGEVLMEDFIEGFGITQNKLAVSIGVPPRRINEIVHGKRAITADTALRLGRYFGVDPQFWLNLQTRYELEVANDHIADQVAAIAPLKTA, from the coding sequence ATGCCCGAGAAGCTCTACCCGCCGATCCACCCGGGTGAGGTCCTCATGGAGGACTTCATCGAGGGGTTCGGCATCACGCAGAACAAGCTCGCCGTCTCCATCGGCGTACCGCCGCGGCGCATCAACGAGATCGTGCATGGCAAGCGCGCGATCACGGCTGACACTGCGCTGCGCCTGGGGCGGTACTTCGGGGTCGACCCGCAGTTCTGGCTCAACCTGCAGACACGGTACGAACTTGAGGTCGCGAACGACCACATCGCTGATCAGGTCGCTGCAATTGCACCGCTGAAGACCGCGTGA
- a CDS encoding type II toxin-antitoxin system RelE/ParE family toxin, translating to MIRSFADRDTERVWRREPVKRLDPRIHKTANRKLHLLDAATVLDALRVPPGNRLEVLKGDRAGQHSIRINDQWRICFRWTDAGAEDVEIVDYH from the coding sequence GTGATCAGATCGTTTGCTGACCGTGACACCGAGCGAGTGTGGCGTCGCGAGCCGGTGAAGCGACTTGATCCGCGAATCCACAAGACAGCGAACAGGAAGCTGCACCTCTTGGACGCTGCCACGGTGCTGGACGCGCTGCGGGTGCCACCAGGCAATCGCCTCGAAGTGCTCAAGGGTGACCGGGCTGGCCAGCACAGCATCCGCATCAACGATCAGTGGCGGATCTGCTTCCGCTGGACGGATGCCGGCGCTGAAGACGTCGAGATCGTCGACTACCACTGA
- the ychF gene encoding redox-regulated ATPase YchF, producing the protein MALTIGIVGLPNAGKSTLFNALTRNNVLAANYPFATIEPNVGVVGVPDPRLKVLAELYHSERIVPATVSFVDIAGIVKGASQGEGMGNAFLANIREADAICQVTRVFDDPDVTHVDGAVDPGNDIDTITTELILADLQTMEKALPRLEKEARIKKESKPKYEAWQQAYETLSQGKGVYAAGLDLEPLRDLFLLTAKPFIYVFNCDQDELADEEMKARMRALVAPAEAIFLDAKFESELVEMDEAEAREFLAEMGVEEPGLDVLARVGFATLGLQSYLTAGPKEARAWTIHQGWTAPQAAGVIHTDFEKGFIKAQIVSFDDLVEAGSEAEAKARGKLRLEGKDYVMQDGDVVEFRFNV; encoded by the coding sequence GTGGCACTCACCATCGGAATCGTCGGTCTCCCCAATGCGGGCAAGTCAACGCTGTTCAACGCGCTGACCCGTAACAACGTTCTCGCCGCGAACTACCCGTTCGCCACGATCGAGCCGAACGTCGGTGTGGTGGGGGTGCCGGACCCGCGGCTGAAGGTGCTGGCCGAGCTGTACCACTCGGAGCGGATCGTCCCGGCCACGGTGTCCTTCGTCGACATCGCCGGCATCGTCAAGGGCGCCTCCCAGGGCGAGGGGATGGGCAACGCCTTCCTCGCCAACATCCGCGAGGCCGACGCGATCTGCCAGGTCACCCGGGTCTTCGACGATCCCGACGTCACCCACGTCGACGGGGCGGTCGACCCCGGCAACGACATCGACACCATCACCACCGAGCTGATCCTCGCCGACCTGCAGACGATGGAGAAGGCCCTGCCGCGCCTGGAGAAGGAGGCGCGGATCAAGAAGGAGTCGAAGCCCAAGTACGAGGCCTGGCAGCAGGCGTACGAGACGCTGTCGCAGGGCAAGGGGGTGTACGCTGCCGGCCTCGACCTGGAACCGTTGCGCGATCTGTTCCTGCTCACCGCCAAGCCGTTCATCTACGTCTTCAACTGTGACCAGGACGAACTGGCCGATGAGGAGATGAAGGCCAGGATGCGGGCGCTGGTCGCGCCGGCCGAGGCGATCTTCCTCGACGCGAAGTTCGAGTCCGAGCTGGTCGAGATGGACGAGGCCGAGGCGCGCGAGTTCCTCGCCGAGATGGGCGTCGAGGAGCCCGGTCTGGATGTGCTGGCCCGGGTCGGCTTCGCCACCCTCGGCCTGCAGTCCTACCTCACCGCCGGCCCCAAGGAGGCCCGGGCCTGGACGATCCACCAGGGCTGGACCGCGCCGCAGGCCGCCGGGGTGATCCACACCGACTTCGAGAAGGGCTTCATCAAGGCCCAGATCGTCTCCTTCGACGACCTGGTCGAGGCGGGCTCGGAGGCCGAAGCCAAGGCCCGTGGCAAGCTGCGCCTGGAGGGCAAGGACTACGTGATGCAAGACGGCGACGTGGTCGAGTTCCGCTTTAACGTCTAG
- a CDS encoding DivIVA domain-containing protein, which yields MASIEDFEPQNIRRKEFSVRMRGYETTEVTDYLADLADLIEDLQDENARLVQTNRDLRAELESYGGRPPEGTAPAPAMFSAPVPAPVEPGVSAGGQAEAILTRAQQMADQLMADAEVEARQRVADAADVDLVDYVRTYARVTHDQMKGVLDQLNQQLDRLHDLASRDAHGAAWDATHQS from the coding sequence ATGGCCAGCATCGAAGACTTCGAGCCACAGAACATCCGACGCAAGGAATTCAGCGTCCGGATGCGGGGCTACGAGACGACCGAGGTGACCGACTACCTCGCCGATCTCGCGGACCTCATCGAGGACCTGCAGGACGAGAACGCGCGGCTCGTGCAGACCAACCGTGACCTGCGCGCCGAACTCGAGTCGTACGGGGGCAGGCCGCCGGAGGGCACTGCGCCCGCCCCGGCGATGTTCTCCGCGCCCGTGCCGGCCCCGGTCGAGCCGGGAGTCTCGGCCGGTGGGCAGGCCGAGGCGATCCTCACCCGGGCCCAGCAGATGGCCGACCAGCTGATGGCCGATGCCGAGGTCGAGGCACGCCAGCGGGTCGCCGACGCCGCCGACGTCGACCTGGTCGACTACGTACGGACGTACGCCCGGGTCACCCACGACCAGATGAAGGGTGTCCTCGACCAGCTCAACCAGCAGCTGGACCGGCTGCACGACCTGGCCAGCCGCGATGCGCACGGTGCTGCCTGGGACGCCACCCACCAGAGCTGA
- a CDS encoding YceI family protein, with translation MSDYDPSWSGDWEADPAHSTIRFTARHAMVAKVSGAFDDIEVKIHADAERPELSTVSVRIGVASVNTRNAQRDEHLRSADFFDVEKYPYITFVSTSMEEVDDLAFMVTGELTIRDITKTVVIPVDVIGVAKDPFGAGTRAGFAGKRRMNRRDFGLEWNVPLDTGGVLVSEKVDLDFEISAIKTGPSTGAGQ, from the coding sequence ATGAGCGACTACGATCCGTCCTGGAGCGGCGATTGGGAGGCCGATCCCGCCCACTCCACCATCCGCTTCACGGCCCGCCATGCCATGGTGGCGAAGGTCAGTGGCGCCTTTGACGACATCGAGGTCAAGATCCACGCCGATGCCGAGCGCCCCGAGCTGTCCACCGTGTCGGTGAGGATCGGCGTCGCCAGCGTCAACACCCGGAACGCCCAGCGCGACGAGCACCTGCGCAGCGCGGACTTCTTCGATGTCGAGAAGTACCCGTACATCACCTTCGTCAGCACCTCCATGGAGGAGGTCGACGACCTGGCGTTCATGGTGACCGGTGAGCTGACCATCCGCGACATCACCAAGACGGTGGTGATCCCCGTCGACGTGATCGGCGTGGCCAAGGACCCGTTCGGCGCCGGGACCCGGGCCGGTTTCGCCGGCAAGCGCCGGATGAATCGTCGCGATTTCGGGCTGGAGTGGAACGTCCCGCTCGACACCGGCGGGGTGCTCGTCTCCGAGAAGGTCGACCTCGACTTCGAGATCAGCGCCATCAAGACGGGGCCCTCCACGGGCGCCGGTCAGTGA